Proteins from one Mucilaginibacter jinjuensis genomic window:
- a CDS encoding Glu/Leu/Phe/Val family dehydrogenase, with protein sequence MATNNNAAYGDTHFFGDVCKNFDYAAQFTSHDAGLLDQIRSCNSVYRFRFPIRKGNGFEVIDAWRVEHSHHQSPTKGGIRYSEMVNEDEVMALAALMTYKCAIVNVPFGGAKGGIKINPKNYTVQELENITRRYTVELIKKNFIGPSIDVPAPDYGSGEREMSWIADTYATMNPGQLDALGCVTGKPIALHGIAGRREATGRGVAIAIRECVSVGEDMQKIGLTAGIAGKRVIVQGLGNVGFYSAKFLAEFGAIIVGLCEFEGAIYNEDGLDVDAVFNHRKETGSILGYPGAKEFRNSGEGLEQPCDILVPAALENQITIENVGRLQTKIIAEGANGPTSPEAEAAFYQAGGMIIPDMYANAGGVTVSYFEWLKNLSHVAFGRMNRRFEENSNLNLVNMVEGITGTSLTPLQRTTIIKGASELELVNSGLEDTMIRSYHEIREIFKGDSRIDTLRTAALVGSINKIAVSYQNLGVWP encoded by the coding sequence ATGGCTACTAATAATAATGCCGCATACGGGGACACCCATTTTTTTGGAGACGTATGTAAAAATTTCGATTACGCCGCACAATTCACCAGTCACGATGCTGGTCTGTTAGATCAGATCAGATCATGCAACAGCGTTTACCGTTTTCGTTTCCCTATCCGTAAGGGTAATGGTTTCGAGGTAATTGACGCTTGGCGCGTAGAACACTCGCATCACCAGTCGCCAACCAAAGGCGGTATCCGCTACAGCGAAATGGTGAACGAGGACGAAGTTATGGCCCTTGCTGCCCTGATGACCTATAAATGTGCCATCGTAAACGTGCCATTTGGTGGTGCTAAAGGTGGTATCAAAATTAACCCTAAAAACTATACTGTACAGGAGCTGGAAAACATCACACGTCGTTATACAGTAGAGCTGATCAAAAAGAATTTTATCGGCCCAAGCATCGACGTACCTGCTCCGGATTACGGATCGGGCGAACGCGAAATGAGCTGGATTGCCGATACTTATGCCACCATGAACCCAGGACAGCTGGATGCTCTGGGTTGCGTTACCGGTAAACCAATTGCATTACACGGTATTGCGGGTAGAAGAGAAGCTACCGGCCGTGGTGTGGCCATTGCCATCCGCGAGTGTGTAAGCGTAGGTGAGGATATGCAAAAAATTGGCCTTACTGCCGGTATTGCCGGTAAAAGGGTAATTGTACAAGGTTTAGGTAATGTAGGTTTCTATTCTGCTAAATTCCTGGCCGAGTTTGGTGCTATCATCGTAGGCCTTTGCGAGTTTGAAGGCGCTATTTATAACGAAGATGGTTTAGATGTTGACGCTGTATTTAATCACCGTAAAGAAACCGGATCTATTTTAGGTTACCCGGGTGCTAAAGAGTTCAGAAACTCTGGCGAAGGTTTGGAGCAACCATGCGATATCCTGGTACCTGCTGCTTTAGAGAACCAGATCACTATCGAAAACGTTGGCCGCCTGCAAACCAAAATTATTGCCGAAGGTGCTAACGGACCAACCAGCCCGGAAGCTGAAGCTGCATTTTACCAAGCCGGTGGTATGATTATCCCGGATATGTATGCTAACGCAGGTGGTGTTACGGTATCATACTTCGAGTGGTTAAAAAACCTTTCGCACGTGGCATTTGGCCGTATGAACCGCCGTTTTGAAGAAAACTCGAACCTTAACCTGGTTAACATGGTTGAAGGTATTACCGGTACTTCATTAACGCCACTGCAACGTACAACTATTATCAAAGGTGCATCAGAGCTTGAGTTAGTAAACTCAGGTCTGGAAGATACCATGATCCGCTCGTACCACGAGATCCGCGAAATATTTAAAGGCGATAGCCGTATCGATACCCTGCGTACCGCAGCATTGGTAGGATCTATCAATAAAATTGCGGTATCATACCAAAATCTTGGTGTTTGGCCGTGA
- a CDS encoding CcmD family protein: protein MKKFALILVLLISFIPVFAQPGADVEMADTLRSNGRIYVVVATIAIVFIGLAIYLFMIDRRLKKLENDK, encoded by the coding sequence ATGAAGAAATTTGCCCTGATATTAGTGCTGCTCATCAGCTTCATCCCTGTATTTGCCCAACCGGGTGCGGATGTTGAAATGGCAGACACCCTGCGTAGCAATGGACGGATATATGTGGTTGTTGCCACAATAGCTATCGTTTTTATAGGATTGGCTATCTATTTGTTCATGATTGACAGGCGTTTGAAAAAACTTGAAAACGATAAGTAG
- a CDS encoding cytochrome c biogenesis protein, translated as MKFIYQTWWKVLTVLIILYTLFAGLLLGVPRLPIMHETIRNVYFHVPMWMAMFTVFTISVVYSIKYLISGKPEHDLVAVECANTGVFFFVIGLVTGMMWAKYTWGEYWSNDPKQNSAAIAFLLYCAYLVLRNSIDEEQKRAKISAVYNIFAFPVMVVLIMILPRMTDSLHPGNGGNPAFGKLDLDNRMRVVLYPAFIAWCFMGVWIASIRYRISLIEYKKNAID; from the coding sequence ATGAAGTTTATTTATCAAACCTGGTGGAAAGTACTTACCGTACTTATAATCCTATACACACTGTTTGCAGGCCTGCTTTTGGGAGTACCCCGATTGCCTATTATGCACGAAACCATTCGAAACGTATATTTTCACGTACCAATGTGGATGGCTATGTTCACGGTATTTACCATATCGGTGGTTTACAGCATCAAATATTTGATTAGCGGCAAACCCGAGCACGACTTGGTTGCGGTAGAATGCGCTAATACCGGCGTGTTTTTCTTTGTAATAGGTTTGGTTACCGGTATGATGTGGGCTAAATACACCTGGGGCGAGTACTGGAGTAATGACCCTAAGCAAAATAGTGCAGCTATTGCCTTTTTGCTTTATTGTGCTTATTTGGTGCTTCGTAACTCTATCGATGAGGAGCAAAAACGCGCCAAAATTTCGGCAGTGTATAACATTTTCGCTTTCCCGGTAATGGTGGTTTTAATTATGATCCTGCCGCGGATGACGGATTCACTTCACCCTGGTAACGGTGGTAATCCAGCCTTCGGAAAATTGGATTTGGATAACCGCATGCGTGTGGTACTTTACCCTGCTTTTATTGCCTGGTGCTTTATGGGCGTGTGGATAGCTTCAATCCGCTACCGCATCAGCCTTATTGAATACAAAAAAAATGCAATTGATTAA
- a CDS encoding carboxypeptidase-like regulatory domain-containing protein has protein sequence MRSILLLFVGLFIIVNCQAQNGTITGKVTVKSTHAPLAKASVFLSNATFGTVTGEDGTFSLNGVRPGQYELVVTTVGYEDFIQTIMVGAKPVNVEAEMTPKVTELREVVITSGGSWKRNYENFVKDFLGTSDDAKKCKILNPTDLNLLNHKTKRYLEGYSYDFLNIDNYALGYKVKILLKSFKTDYLNHVISWTGKVLYQELPGSAEQKKKWAARREELYYGSAMHFYRSLANNTMDKDGFVIRILQRKVNTKRPSEELIQAKIDKFRMTNRDSAQYWFNMAELPKYDEFLIRQPLSVADVMHPTNEAGVYAIAFPKYLYVVYTKRRETVYFKDLFRPLDMENFETSIINLYGDYAFFDSNGIVLSPGSTLLEGAWSLSKVAEMLPVDYVPGDTKN, from the coding sequence ATGCGTTCAATACTACTGCTGTTTGTGGGTTTGTTTATCATTGTAAACTGCCAGGCCCAAAACGGAACCATTACAGGTAAGGTAACTGTTAAAAGTACCCATGCGCCATTGGCCAAAGCCAGTGTGTTTTTAAGCAATGCTACTTTTGGTACTGTAACGGGCGAAGATGGTACTTTTTCCCTTAACGGTGTACGTCCCGGCCAATACGAGTTGGTGGTAACTACCGTTGGCTACGAAGATTTTATACAAACCATAATGGTAGGCGCCAAGCCGGTAAACGTTGAAGCAGAAATGACGCCCAAAGTTACCGAGTTGCGCGAAGTGGTAATTACCAGCGGCGGCAGCTGGAAAAGAAATTACGAAAACTTTGTTAAAGACTTTTTAGGCACATCTGATGATGCCAAAAAATGCAAAATTCTGAACCCTACAGACCTTAACCTGCTTAACCATAAAACCAAACGCTACCTCGAAGGATACTCTTATGATTTCCTGAATATCGATAATTACGCCTTAGGGTATAAAGTAAAAATCCTGCTGAAATCATTTAAAACTGATTATCTGAACCACGTAATATCATGGACAGGCAAGGTGCTTTACCAGGAATTACCGGGATCGGCAGAACAGAAAAAGAAATGGGCAGCACGCAGGGAAGAACTTTATTACGGTTCGGCTATGCATTTTTACCGCTCGCTGGCCAATAATACCATGGATAAAGATGGCTTCGTGATCAGGATACTACAGCGTAAGGTAAACACCAAACGCCCGAGCGAAGAACTGATACAAGCAAAGATTGATAAATTCAGGATGACTAACCGCGATTCGGCCCAGTATTGGTTCAATATGGCGGAATTGCCGAAGTACGATGAATTTCTAATCCGTCAACCATTAAGTGTTGCCGATGTAATGCATCCAACAAATGAGGCCGGTGTATATGCAATTGCCTTCCCAAAATACCTGTATGTAGTTTATACCAAACGCAGGGAGACTGTTTATTTTAAAGATCTGTTCCGACCGCTGGATATGGAAAACTTCGAAACCAGTATTATAAACCTTTATGGTGATTATGCCTTTTTCGATAGCAATGGTATTGTACTTTCGCCCGGCAGTACGCTGCTGGAAGGGGCATGGTCGTTATCAAAAGTGGCCGAGATGTTACCGGTAGATTATGTGCCTGGTGATACTAAAAACTAA
- a CDS encoding DUF7674 family protein translates to MNAESFVFQLITEFPELKEDILDEELTSLQIMSFRAFTQKAIDVNDLELVKRCLTFVDGVLDAVDPEINNSLYLSYLGKLNFKNNSHALNLLPVKLSKAISELNKAYAESSKNDQANNFIKNLDKGQS, encoded by the coding sequence ATGAACGCCGAAAGCTTTGTTTTTCAACTCATAACTGAATTTCCTGAACTTAAAGAAGATATTCTGGATGAAGAATTGACTTCATTACAAATTATGTCATTCAGGGCATTTACACAGAAAGCAATTGATGTTAATGATTTAGAGTTGGTTAAAAGATGTTTAACGTTTGTTGATGGTGTTTTGGATGCTGTAGATCCTGAAATTAATAATTCGCTATATCTCTCTTATTTGGGTAAGCTAAATTTCAAAAACAACAGCCATGCATTAAATTTACTTCCGGTTAAATTATCAAAAGCTATATCAGAACTTAATAAAGCTTATGCAGAGAGCTCTAAAAATGATCAGGCAAATAACTTTATAAAAAACTTAGATAAGGGGCAATCATAA
- a CDS encoding heme exporter protein CcmB, giving the protein MQLFSQTKHLLKKEILLEWRSKYAFNGVLLYIVSTVFVCYIAFNLTAGFTHSQGYPVVWNVLFWIIMLFAAVNAMSKSFLQESKSRLLYYYSIASPQAIILSKIIYNILLMSLLSVLALLVYMLFFTNTLGDAFYYFLVVLLGSISFATVFTMISAIAAKAGNGGTLMAILSFPVIIPVILLLIRTSKVAMDGLERGSTYGNIGILCAINVIVVGASLILFPYLWQD; this is encoded by the coding sequence ATGCAACTCTTCAGCCAGACTAAACATTTGCTTAAAAAAGAAATCCTGCTCGAGTGGCGGTCTAAGTATGCGTTTAATGGTGTGCTGTTGTATATTGTATCAACCGTTTTTGTGTGTTACATCGCTTTTAATCTTACGGCGGGTTTTACACATAGCCAGGGTTACCCGGTGGTGTGGAATGTGTTGTTCTGGATCATCATGTTGTTTGCTGCGGTTAACGCCATGTCTAAAAGCTTTTTGCAGGAGAGCAAGAGCAGGTTGTTGTATTACTATTCGATAGCCAGCCCGCAGGCTATTATTCTATCAAAAATTATCTACAATATATTGCTGATGAGCTTGCTGAGCGTTTTGGCTTTGTTGGTTTATATGTTGTTTTTTACCAATACCCTGGGCGATGCCTTTTATTATTTCCTGGTCGTATTGCTGGGGAGTATCAGCTTTGCCACGGTGTTCACCATGATTTCGGCCATTGCAGCTAAGGCTGGCAACGGTGGTACGCTGATGGCAATTCTAAGTTTTCCGGTAATTATTCCTGTGATATTGCTGCTTATACGCACCAGTAAAGTGGCTATGGATGGCTTAGAACGGGGCAGTACTTATGGAAACATTGGGATATTGTGCGCCATTAATGTAATTGTGGTAGGAGCTTCGCTGATATTGTTCCCGTACCTTTGGCAGGATTAA
- a CDS encoding methylated-DNA--[protein]-cysteine S-methyltransferase, which translates to MYIARYLTPLGKVQITADDEFITSVTIEPKTIHEPTGDHPLLQLAIKQLDEYFAGERIDFDLPLQQAGTPFQQEVWQELLRISYGKTMSYAQLSKEMKNPLAIRAIAAANGKNKLWIIVPCHRVIGSDGSLTGYAGGLWRKQWLLEHEAKVSGQGQTKLEF; encoded by the coding sequence ATGTACATCGCTCGTTATCTTACTCCATTAGGAAAAGTGCAAATTACTGCTGATGATGAGTTTATAACCTCGGTAACTATTGAACCTAAGACTATTCATGAACCTACCGGAGATCATCCGTTGTTACAACTTGCCATTAAGCAATTAGACGAATACTTTGCAGGCGAGCGCATCGATTTTGATTTGCCATTACAACAAGCAGGCACACCTTTTCAGCAGGAAGTATGGCAGGAATTATTGCGGATAAGCTACGGTAAAACCATGAGTTATGCGCAACTGTCTAAAGAAATGAAAAATCCGCTGGCCATTAGGGCTATCGCTGCGGCCAATGGCAAAAATAAACTCTGGATTATCGTGCCCTGCCACCGGGTAATCGGATCAGACGGTAGCCTTACCGGTTATGCTGGCGGCTTGTGGCGCAAGCAATGGCTATTAGAGCACGAAGCCAAAGTAAGCGGCCAGGGCCAAACTAAACTGGAGTTTTAA
- a CDS encoding response regulator, with translation MSLINILIVDDREENIVALEALLQRNDIQLFTTTSPNEALKLAWDNQISIALVDVQMPEMDGFELVEMLKSNPRTRDILVLFVTAISKETKYAVKGLGAGAIDYLFKPLDPYITSAKVDSFIQLARSQAELKKKNEELQNYAIVVKNSADIICTVNSDTLKINSINPAVEKITGHVPASLIGKNITSLVSEAERPSFKEHLVNVIADRTAYGVFECKFETVDKGLKWVECRVSYRSQMLFINISDITNQKNYQSELIKSKEAAEYGRKVKENFLANMSHELRTPVNGIIGLSDMLRKTEMNDQQMGMISLLETTSQSLLGVINDVLDISKIEAGKFSIVRAANDVHGIIKSVYDLLKYKADERNIEFILDIEPSVPHYIMVDSLRLNQILMNLLSNAIKFTESGYVKLKVSVLQTHVDKSKLQFSIEDSGIGISEDRIARIFDSFEQAEDDTAAKYGGTGLGLAIVKKLIELKGGELNVSSVPAKGSIFSFTNWYTLASRPNEVKPSKTNVKDLQPFNNVRVLVAEDNLVNQFMLSKILKDWKVEIEMVDNGRKAIDKLLENDYDLILMDTHMPEMDGYQATRHIRNELEEPKRGIPIISLSAASFDHEQEEALASGMNEVLAKPFQPYQLHEKIRKVLKVIELEN, from the coding sequence ATGTCTTTAATCAACATACTGATCGTTGACGATCGTGAAGAGAATATTGTTGCACTCGAAGCACTGCTTCAGCGCAACGATATACAGCTATTTACGACCACCTCGCCGAACGAAGCGCTTAAGCTGGCATGGGATAATCAAATATCCATAGCGCTGGTTGACGTGCAGATGCCCGAAATGGATGGCTTTGAGCTGGTTGAGATGCTTAAATCTAACCCGCGTACCCGCGATATCCTGGTGCTCTTTGTAACTGCTATTTCTAAAGAAACCAAGTATGCCGTTAAAGGTCTTGGAGCAGGGGCGATAGATTATTTGTTTAAGCCACTCGATCCGTATATTACATCGGCTAAGGTTGATTCATTCATCCAGTTGGCACGCAGTCAGGCCGAACTTAAAAAGAAAAACGAAGAGTTACAGAACTACGCCATCGTGGTTAAAAACTCTGCTGATATTATATGTACCGTTAATTCGGATACACTTAAAATAAACTCGATAAACCCTGCTGTCGAGAAAATAACCGGGCATGTTCCGGCTTCATTGATCGGCAAAAATATTACTTCTTTGGTTTCTGAGGCAGAGCGCCCATCTTTCAAAGAGCATCTCGTAAATGTAATTGCCGATCGTACTGCGTATGGTGTTTTCGAATGTAAGTTTGAAACAGTTGATAAAGGCCTTAAATGGGTAGAGTGCCGTGTAAGCTATCGCAGCCAAATGCTGTTTATCAACATCAGTGATATTACCAACCAGAAAAATTACCAGTCGGAGCTTATTAAATCAAAAGAAGCGGCAGAATATGGCCGTAAGGTTAAAGAGAACTTTCTGGCTAACATGAGCCACGAGCTGCGTACGCCTGTAAACGGTATTATCGGCTTGTCTGATATGCTGCGTAAAACAGAGATGAACGATCAGCAAATGGGCATGATCAGTTTACTCGAAACAACCTCTCAATCATTGTTGGGTGTTATCAATGATGTGTTGGATATTTCTAAAATAGAGGCCGGTAAATTTAGCATTGTACGTGCAGCTAATGATGTACATGGCATTATTAAATCGGTATATGATCTGTTAAAATACAAAGCTGACGAACGTAATATTGAGTTTATATTGGATATAGAGCCATCTGTACCACATTACATTATGGTTGATTCGTTACGATTAAACCAGATTTTAATGAACCTGCTAAGCAATGCTATTAAATTTACCGAGAGCGGATACGTTAAATTGAAAGTAAGCGTATTGCAAACACATGTAGATAAATCAAAACTGCAATTTAGTATTGAAGATAGCGGTATTGGCATTTCTGAAGATCGTATAGCACGTATTTTTGATTCGTTTGAGCAGGCAGAAGATGATACCGCAGCTAAATATGGTGGTACTGGTTTAGGCCTTGCCATTGTTAAAAAACTGATTGAACTAAAAGGTGGCGAGCTTAATGTAAGCAGTGTGCCGGCCAAAGGCAGTATTTTTAGCTTTACAAATTGGTACACGCTGGCTTCGAGACCAAATGAAGTTAAACCAAGCAAAACCAATGTTAAAGATTTACAGCCCTTTAATAATGTACGTGTTTTGGTAGCAGAAGATAACCTGGTAAACCAGTTTATGCTATCTAAAATATTGAAAGACTGGAAAGTTGAGATTGAAATGGTGGATAACGGGCGCAAGGCAATAGACAAGCTGCTTGAGAACGATTATGACCTGATATTAATGGATACCCACATGCCCGAAATGGATGGCTATCAGGCAACCCGCCATATCCGTAACGAACTGGAAGAGCCTAAGCGTGGTATTCCTATTATCTCATTATCTGCCGCATCATTTGATCATGAGCAGGAGGAGGCTTTGGCTTCAGGAATGAATGAGGTTTTGGCAAAGCCTTTTCAGCCATACCAGTTGCATGAAAAAATCCGTAAGGTTTTAAAAGTTATTGAACTGGAGAATTAA
- a CDS encoding CheR family methyltransferase, whose amino-acid sequence MNTPLADSINTAQINELVDLVRKIHGFDFSQYSKASFKRRVVRIMQLKKLDYVDLKQSLVNDEDFFYEFLKEITVNVTEMFRDPLFYKSLYTDVVPYLASYQHIKLWSAGCSTGEEVYSLAILLQEAGLKNKYFIYGTDVNADVLNVARKGIYTLRKIKGFTESYQLTGLPGSLTDHFTMMYDAATVRTELKQNTLFSLHNLISDQVFNEFQLISCRNVFIYFEQELQERILDLFYRSLCPYGFLCLGSKETIRSDIFKRKFKVINKRENIYQKVGV is encoded by the coding sequence ATGAACACCCCGCTTGCTGATAGTATAAATACGGCCCAGATCAATGAACTTGTTGATTTGGTTAGGAAAATTCATGGATTCGATTTTTCTCAATATTCTAAAGCTTCATTTAAGCGCCGCGTGGTGCGTATAATGCAGCTTAAAAAGCTCGATTATGTCGATTTGAAACAGTCATTGGTTAACGATGAGGATTTCTTTTACGAATTTTTAAAAGAGATCACCGTAAATGTTACCGAGATGTTTCGCGATCCGCTGTTTTATAAGTCATTATATACCGATGTGGTGCCTTATCTGGCATCATACCAGCACATCAAATTATGGAGTGCAGGTTGCTCAACAGGAGAGGAAGTATATTCTTTAGCTATACTTTTACAAGAAGCCGGACTGAAAAACAAATATTTTATTTACGGTACTGATGTTAATGCCGACGTTTTGAATGTAGCCCGTAAAGGGATTTACACATTACGTAAAATAAAAGGTTTTACCGAAAGCTACCAGTTAACAGGTTTACCCGGCTCGCTTACCGATCATTTTACAATGATGTATGATGCAGCTACAGTACGTACGGAGTTAAAGCAAAATACTTTGTTCTCGTTGCATAATTTAATATCAGACCAGGTTTTTAATGAATTTCAACTGATTAGCTGCCGTAACGTTTTTATATATTTTGAGCAGGAATTGCAGGAGCGTATACTCGATTTGTTTTACAGGAGTTTATGCCCTTATGGGTTTTTATGTCTCGGTAGCAAAGAAACTATCCGATCTGATATTTTTAAACGTAAATTTAAGGTGATTAATAAAAGAGAAAATATTTATCAGAAAGTGGGCGTTTAA